From Fragaria vesca subsp. vesca unplaced genomic scaffold, FraVesHawaii_1.0 scf0513181, whole genome shotgun sequence:
CATTTCTGATTTGTGGCCCATAACCTGCCAGCAGGGAAACATAGTCCACGTCCAGCCCAAGCATTCAAATCCCTGCATATGCGCTCTCAGaccaaaggagaagaaaaaaactgaaggGCCATCAGTGCAAGGCTTCCAAGGTTATTGATGCTTTtgtaaaaacagaaagaacaaaTGGAGCTTCTTCGCCAGGGTGTATAGTTGTTGGGACTATTGTGTAACCTTTTGGATCTGGATCCAAAACCATTTCACACGATATTTCTCGTGAATTAACATAATCTGTCCCACCCACTGATTCATGTAGGTATATATTGTAAGCAGCTCGGCGGCCTCGGGTTTTGAGTATCCTCATCCCAATATAGAACATCATTGAATCATGGCTGGATTGATAGTTTCTGAAACCAGCAACTGTTCTTGAGAAGCTCACACCCTAGGCAGAGAACATGTGAAAAAAgtacgataaaaaaaaaatctagcaataaaaagataataatGGATAAATCTGCAACAGAGGGGGCCGATACAGATACCTGTGTCAATGTAATGAATACATGAATTGGAAATGAGGCATCTGGCCCTGTGGCCCGCAATCGGAATTGTGGATTTTGATGCCATGTCTCGTAGTCTTGGCAGCCACCAGCACTATAACTTCGCCATTGGCCGTGAACAGAGTAGCGCATCTCCGGGGGATAGATACGGCAAACATATATTGATCGAAAATGAATTTGGAAGTCTTGCCAGGACATCCAGAATATGCCATCTTTTGACTGTtataagaaacacaaacaaagttatgacaagaaaagaaaaggaagaaaaagaaaacagaagtgACATCAATGAGATCAGATTGAATGGTAATAGATAGGCCATCAAAGGTAACTCTGAGATAGAAACCATTCTATCTGTCAGAGGAACTGAACGACTTAGGTAAACCCTCTGGGATTAGCCCAGGTGATGATGGGTGGGGGAAAGGAAACTAGAAGGTAAGACTAATATGATGTGGATAAACATTACAATAAACAAACCTGTGGAATATGCTTCAGCTTGTGCTTCATCCTATCAGTCCATTCAGGCGATGAGTCAGACCAAGGGCCATTCCACTCAACTTCATTGGCCCACGGATTCCGAATCTGAATAAGCTTGTGACCATCCACCTCTCTCACCAGAGTTGAAAAGATTAGCTAGTGTGACTACCTTGATCAAAATTCATTTAGTTGCATATCAAAAGCAAATGTCAGGTGGACATTCCAACTCACCTGCAATAATGCGTAAGCATGACCTTGGACAATGCCACTGGAGGAAACATGTACATCTGAACCAGATGGACTTCCAGCACCCAGAAGAAATACCTCTTGTTTGAAGCGCAACAACTGAGACCATAATCGACCACTCGCAAGATCAATTTGGGCCTGAGCACTCCTCATGTCAATCTCTTCCCCCGCACCTCCAGTGAGGTCTACAAGAGCATCTTGGACAAGTCCACCTTCTAAAGGTTCATAGGAGCAATGCAATTTGGCATATGCCTTCTCCAGTAAAGAGACCCACAACTCGTCCATGATTCAAGAGAGATTGAATGAACTCTTCACGGCCCATAAAAGAGAAGATTGAACAAAGCAAGTATCATTAAGAACATAAATGATGTGTTAGCAGACTAGTAAGGACTAATCAAACAACTTGCATCAGGCAACATGAAAGAAATAAGCATCAAGCCAACACATATCCCTTCactttttgtaggaaactATAGTAATCGCTTATAATCAAGAAGATATTTGACAGAAAAAAGATCAATACCTTCGATGGTTTAGCTGAATGGTCCGAATCCTCTCGACTGCCACTCTTGTTGTCAAGATTGGATCTTACATGAAAGTATGAAACCCAACTGACTTTGAGTTCACTGCATACAAATGATAGTTAAAACCATTGCCTAATCAACAATAACATCTCTACATATGCTACTGTATTCATGCTTTTATAGATACATGCAactaaagaaacagaaaacctGATAAGAGTATCTGAAGGGAACTGACTTGTTTAAGTtgcagagagaaaaagaacacTTACAGTGGGCTGGTGAGGATTTTGGTAGGTGTTGCGGTATGGCTGACTGGCTGAGAGatgggaggaagaagatgaagccatcttctctctttctacGTTCCCCACGACAACggagaaagaggaagattcCAATCAAGAAGATGAACCTTGATTGCTCAGTGTGAGACTCTTCTCTTTCGTATAACATTTCATTGCTTTTGAAAGAAGACGAGTTTTAATTActgaatatgaatatatgatccAACAGAAGAAACTCTAGCTACCTATAATCAGAATAGAACTAGAAAAGTTGGCCGCGCGTTGCTGCGGCCGTGGGATTTGGTACCGCAACAGGCTCtgatttagtttcattttgaCAAATGCTGTTTGGTTTACATATAGGCATNNNNNNNNNNNNNNNNNNNNNNNNNNNNNNNNNNNNNNNNNNNNNNNNNNNNNNNNNNNNNNNNNNNNNNNNNNNNNNNNNNNNNNNNNNNNNNNNNNNNNNNNNNNNNNNNNNNNNNNNNNNNNNNNNNNNNNNNNNNNNNNNNNNNNNNNNNNNNNNNNNNNNNNNNNNNNNNNNNNNNNNNNNNNNNNNNNNNNNNNNNNNNNNNNNNNNNNNNNNNNNNNNNNNNNNNNNNNNNNNNNNNNNNNNNNNNNNNNNNNNNNNNNNNNNNNNNNNNNNNNNNNNNNNNNNNNNNNNNNNNNNNNNNNNNNNNNNNNNNNNNNNNNNNNNNNNNNNNNNNNNNNNNNNNNNNNNNNNNNNNNNNNNNNNNNNNNNNNNNNNNNNNNNNNNNNNNNNNNNNNNNNNNNNNNNNNNNNNNNNNNNNNNNNNNNNNNNNNNNNNNNNNNNNNNNNNNNNNNNNNNNNNNNNNNNNNNNNNNNNNNNNNNNNNNNNNNNNNNNNNNNNNNNNNNNNNNNNNNNNNNNNNNNNNNNNNNNNNNNNNNNNNNNNNNNNNNNNNNNNNNNNNNNNNNNNNNNNNNNNN
This genomic window contains:
- the LOC101306492 gene encoding calpain-A-like, translating into MDELWVSLLEKAYAKLHCSYEPLEGGLVQDALVDLTGGAGEEIDMRSAQAQIDLASGRLWSQLLRFKQEVFLLGAGSPSGSDVHVSSSGIVQGHAYALLQVDGHKLIQIRNPWANEVEWNGPWSDSSPEWTDRMKHKLKHIPQSKDGIFWMSWQDFQIHFRSIYVCRIYPPEMRYSVHGQWRSYSAGGCQDYETWHQNPQFRLRATGPDASFPIHVFITLTQGVSFSRTVAGFRNYQSSHDSMMFYIGMRILKTRGRRAAYNIYLHESVGGTDYVNSREISCEMVLDPDPKGYTIVPTTIHPGEEAPFVLSVFTKASITLEALH